In one Aeromicrobium wangtongii genomic region, the following are encoded:
- the cydC gene encoding thiol reductant ABC exporter subunit CydC translates to MKKMLWGRTFGVLSELAGIALLLVSAWLIVRAAERPPVLYLMVAIVGVRFFGLSRAALRYVERLLTHDATFARITEARVAVYRDLDRIAPGGMPAHRRGDLVSRVVSDVDAIQDRVLRLRGPWVVAIVSSAVTIALVAVIDPLAGAVLAASTLAAMAAIRVVVPWSVRRAGELTAQWRGDLSADVSQAVLAAQDLVAYGATDVLRRETRRATASLAAAQRRAAVVTGLGEAIVLLATGAAVATIAALSGGLAPVLVGVVVLAPLALVESLSTLAEAERLRPEIEGAEARLGELAVADAAITDPTEPLPLPASHDLRVHDLAVGWTSTVADGIELDLPAGDVIAVTGPSGSGKSTFAHTLARLVEPRGGQVLLGGVDIRDLAASDVRGVIGYLGQDEIVFDTTIRENLRIADPSADDQDMLRALSTAGLEDFVTSLPDGLGTRVGERGNRLSGGERQRLCLARLVLGGHRILVLDEPTEHLDEAAADAMLDDVLALAPGRSLVIVSHSPKVLERVGRQVLVGAEAVTAGR, encoded by the coding sequence ATGAAGAAGATGTTGTGGGGACGCACGTTCGGCGTCCTGTCCGAGCTCGCCGGCATCGCCCTGCTCCTGGTCTCGGCGTGGTTGATCGTGCGCGCGGCCGAGCGTCCGCCGGTCTTGTACCTGATGGTCGCGATCGTCGGCGTGCGCTTCTTCGGGCTGTCCCGGGCGGCGCTGCGATACGTCGAGCGGCTCCTGACCCACGATGCGACGTTCGCGCGCATCACCGAGGCGCGGGTCGCCGTCTACCGGGATCTGGACCGGATCGCGCCCGGCGGCATGCCGGCGCACCGGCGTGGCGACCTGGTCAGCCGGGTCGTGTCAGACGTCGACGCGATCCAGGACCGGGTGCTGCGGCTGCGCGGGCCGTGGGTCGTGGCGATCGTCTCGTCAGCGGTCACCATCGCGCTGGTGGCGGTGATCGACCCCCTCGCCGGTGCCGTGCTGGCCGCCTCGACGCTCGCGGCGATGGCCGCGATCCGCGTCGTGGTGCCGTGGTCGGTACGGCGGGCCGGGGAGCTCACCGCCCAGTGGCGAGGCGATCTGTCGGCGGACGTCTCGCAGGCCGTGCTGGCCGCCCAGGACCTCGTCGCCTATGGCGCGACCGACGTCCTGCGCCGCGAGACCCGTCGCGCGACCGCCTCGCTGGCGGCGGCGCAACGTCGCGCGGCCGTCGTCACAGGCCTGGGTGAGGCGATCGTGCTGCTGGCCACCGGTGCGGCCGTCGCCACGATCGCTGCCCTGTCCGGCGGCCTCGCGCCGGTGCTCGTGGGCGTCGTGGTCCTCGCGCCGCTCGCGCTGGTGGAGTCGCTGTCCACGCTGGCGGAGGCCGAGCGGCTGCGGCCCGAGATCGAGGGTGCGGAGGCGCGCCTCGGGGAGCTGGCTGTCGCGGACGCGGCGATCACCGACCCGACCGAGCCGCTCCCGCTGCCCGCGTCCCACGACCTGCGGGTGCACGATCTCGCGGTCGGGTGGACGTCGACGGTCGCGGACGGCATCGAGCTCGACCTGCCCGCGGGTGACGTCATCGCGGTGACGGGGCCCAGCGGGTCGGGCAAGAGCACCTTCGCGCACACCCTCGCTCGGCTGGTGGAGCCCCGCGGGGGGCAGGTGCTGCTCGGCGGCGTCGACATCCGCGACCTCGCGGCCTCCGACGTCCGCGGCGTCATCGGCTACCTGGGCCAGGACGAGATCGTGTTCGACACCACGATCCGCGAGAACCTGCGCATCGCCGACCCGTCCGCCGACGACCAGGACATGCTGCGTGCCCTGTCCACGGCCGGCCTCGAGGACTTCGTGACCTCGCTGCCGGACGGACTTGGCACCCGGGTGGGGGAGCGGGGCAACCGGCTGTCCGGTGGCGAGCGACAGCGGCTGTGCCTGGCCCGTCTGGTGCTGGGCGGCCACCGCATCCTGGTCCTCGACGAGCCCACCGAGCACCTCGACGAGGCCGCCGCCGACGCGATGCTGGATGACGTCCTCGCGCTCGCGCCCGGACGCAGCCTGGTGATCGTCTCCCACTCCCCGAAGGTCTTGGAGCGCGTCGGACGACAGGTCCTCGTGGGCGCCGAGGCGGTCACCGCCGGGCGCTGA
- the ftsY gene encoding signal recognition particle-docking protein FtsY, with the protein MTTTALILIIAAVVVLVGGGVALVATRTRKQLPPAAKTRPIEPPSRVEEGEPAEPGPVEVAPTSTIERPETPQGRLVRLRTRLAKSQGALGRGLLAVLGRSTLDDAAWEEIEDTLLAADVGVTATDELVQNLRTKLRVEGITDPEQAKAALREELIRLVDPTLDRSLTAQGADGKPGVVLVVGVNGTGKTTTVGRLARVLVAEEKNTILGAADTFRAAAADQLQTWGERVGVPTVRGPEGGDPASVGFEAVQRGIAEGADVVLVDTAGRLHTKSGLMDELGKVKRVIEKQAPVTEVLLVIDATTGQNGLTQARVFGEVVEVTGIVLTKLDGTAKGGIVIAVQRELGVPVKFIGLGEGADDLAPFDAEEFVDALLS; encoded by the coding sequence GTGACCACGACTGCCCTCATCCTCATCATTGCCGCTGTTGTCGTCCTGGTGGGCGGAGGTGTCGCGCTCGTCGCGACGCGGACGCGCAAGCAGCTGCCGCCTGCCGCCAAGACGCGACCGATCGAGCCGCCGTCGCGGGTCGAGGAGGGGGAACCCGCTGAGCCGGGTCCGGTGGAGGTCGCGCCGACCTCGACGATCGAGCGTCCCGAGACCCCGCAGGGACGCCTCGTCCGCCTGCGCACGCGGCTGGCCAAGTCGCAGGGCGCGCTGGGGCGCGGGCTGCTGGCAGTGCTCGGCCGCTCCACGCTGGACGATGCCGCGTGGGAGGAGATCGAGGACACCCTGCTGGCCGCCGACGTCGGCGTCACCGCGACCGACGAGCTGGTGCAGAACCTGCGCACGAAGCTGCGCGTCGAGGGCATCACCGATCCCGAGCAGGCCAAGGCCGCGCTGCGCGAGGAGCTGATCCGCCTGGTCGACCCGACGCTCGACCGGTCGCTGACGGCGCAGGGCGCGGACGGCAAGCCCGGCGTCGTCCTGGTTGTGGGCGTCAACGGCACCGGCAAGACCACGACCGTCGGCCGTCTCGCCCGCGTGCTGGTGGCCGAGGAGAAGAACACGATCCTGGGCGCGGCCGACACGTTCCGCGCCGCGGCCGCCGATCAGCTGCAGACCTGGGGCGAGCGCGTGGGCGTCCCGACGGTGCGCGGCCCCGAGGGCGGCGACCCCGCGAGCGTCGGGTTCGAAGCGGTCCAGCGCGGTATCGCCGAGGGCGCCGACGTCGTCCTGGTCGACACCGCCGGACGTCTGCACACCAAGTCCGGCCTGATGGACGAGCTCGGCAAGGTCAAGCGGGTCATCGAGAAGCAGGCGCCGGTCACGGAGGTGCTGCTGGTCATCGACGCCACGACGGGCCAGAACGGCCTGACCCAGGCCCGTGTCTTCGGTGAGGTCGTCGAGGTCACCGGCATCGTCCTGACCAAGCTGGACGGCACCGCCAAGGGCGGCATCGTCATCGCGGTCCAGCGCGAGCTCGGTGTCCCGGTCAAGTTCATCGGTCTCGGCGAGGGCGCCGACGACCTGGCCCCGTTCGACGCCGAGGAGTTCGTCGACGCGCTGCTGTCCTGA
- a CDS encoding P-II family nitrogen regulator, producing the protein MKLVTAVIKPHKWEEVRESLAAAGVAGMTVTEASGYGQQKGHTEVYRGAEYDVSLVPKIRLEVVVDDADVETVVSTITTSAQTGKIGDGKVWVVPVDSVVRVRTGETDEAAL; encoded by the coding sequence ATGAAGCTGGTAACTGCGGTCATCAAGCCGCACAAGTGGGAAGAAGTGCGCGAGTCCCTCGCTGCGGCAGGCGTCGCCGGCATGACGGTGACCGAGGCGAGCGGCTACGGGCAGCAGAAGGGGCACACCGAGGTCTACCGCGGCGCGGAGTACGACGTGTCGCTCGTGCCCAAGATCCGTCTCGAGGTCGTGGTGGACGACGCCGACGTGGAGACCGTCGTCTCGACGATCACGACGTCGGCGCAGACCGGCAAGATCGGTGACGGCAAGGTCTGGGTCGTGCCCGTCGACTCGGTCGTGCGCGTGCGCACGGGCGAGACGGACGAGGCAGCTCTCTGA
- the cydD gene encoding thiol reductant ABC exporter subunit CydD, with translation MAPLDPRLVRRSRGVRRLLGASVALGLATAGLVIAVAYVVAQVVAHRFDGEPVAALVAAIAAGLGVRAFVTWCHTTVSARAAATVKAELREEVVDDLLDPRRLGPRPSSSRVVALLGPGLDAFDGYIGRFLPQIVLTGLVPPLVLLAVASADLLSAIVLAVTLPLVIVFLVLVGMVTKDRIDRRWQALERLGAHFADVLDGLTVLKVFGRRQEQGLREVGERHRRETVRALGLAFLSSFVLELFSTLSVALVAVSVGLRVVEGDLELEPALFVLLLAPEAFAPIKRLGAMFHDSTAGAEATAELLNLLDHDRHTGTGPAPDLRTAEIVLDGIVVRRDGRAVPGLDLAHTRIRPGEFIAVTGPSGCGKSTLLSLLMAFERPTTGYVLVDDVDLSSIDPVAWREQIAWVPQVPGLVPGTIEDNVRLGDVAASREDVAAALRDAGAADLPLDRVVDESGDDVSAGERRRIAVARAVLRVRRGSARLVLLDEPTAGLDASREAAVLATLRSLGVTVVVVAHRPETIAAADRELRLASRMVLA, from the coding sequence ATGGCACCCCTGGATCCGCGTCTCGTCCGCCGCTCGCGCGGCGTCCGCCGCCTGCTGGGCGCCAGCGTCGCGCTGGGCCTGGCCACCGCCGGGCTGGTGATCGCCGTCGCGTACGTCGTGGCACAGGTGGTCGCCCATCGTTTCGACGGTGAGCCGGTCGCGGCGCTGGTGGCGGCGATCGCCGCCGGGCTCGGTGTCCGGGCGTTCGTCACGTGGTGCCACACGACGGTGTCGGCGCGAGCCGCCGCCACGGTCAAGGCCGAGCTGCGCGAGGAGGTCGTCGACGACCTGCTGGATCCCCGCCGCCTGGGCCCCCGGCCGAGCAGCTCACGTGTCGTCGCGTTGCTCGGCCCGGGGCTCGACGCCTTCGACGGGTACATCGGCCGGTTCCTGCCGCAGATCGTCCTGACAGGGCTCGTCCCGCCGCTGGTGCTGCTGGCCGTGGCGAGCGCGGACCTGCTGTCGGCGATCGTGCTGGCCGTGACGCTGCCGCTGGTGATCGTGTTCCTGGTCCTGGTCGGCATGGTGACCAAGGACCGCATCGATCGGCGCTGGCAGGCTCTGGAGCGCCTCGGCGCCCACTTCGCCGACGTGCTGGACGGGCTGACGGTCCTCAAGGTCTTCGGCCGTCGCCAGGAGCAGGGACTGCGTGAGGTGGGGGAGCGTCACCGCCGTGAGACGGTGCGGGCCCTGGGGCTGGCATTCCTGTCCTCGTTCGTGCTCGAGCTGTTCTCGACCCTCTCGGTCGCGCTCGTGGCGGTCAGCGTCGGGCTGCGGGTCGTCGAGGGCGATCTCGAGCTGGAGCCGGCGCTGTTCGTCCTGCTGCTGGCGCCCGAGGCCTTCGCCCCGATCAAGCGGCTGGGCGCGATGTTCCACGACAGCACCGCGGGCGCCGAGGCGACCGCCGAGCTGCTGAACCTGCTCGATCACGACCGGCACACCGGGACCGGTCCCGCACCGGACCTGCGCACCGCCGAGATCGTCCTGGACGGGATCGTGGTGCGGCGCGACGGCCGCGCGGTTCCCGGCCTCGACCTGGCGCACACCCGGATCCGTCCCGGAGAGTTCATCGCGGTGACCGGCCCCTCCGGGTGCGGCAAGTCCACCTTGCTGTCGCTGCTGATGGCCTTCGAGCGCCCCACCACCGGCTACGTCCTGGTCGACGACGTCGACCTGTCGTCGATCGACCCGGTCGCTTGGCGTGAGCAGATCGCCTGGGTCCCGCAGGTGCCCGGCCTGGTGCCGGGCACGATCGAGGACAACGTCCGTCTGGGCGACGTCGCCGCGAGCCGCGAGGACGTCGCCGCGGCGCTGCGTGACGCCGGGGCGGCCGACCTGCCTCTGGACCGCGTCGTCGACGAGTCCGGCGACGACGTGTCCGCCGGCGAGCGTCGGCGCATCGCGGTGGCCCGTGCGGTGCTGCGGGTGCGCCGCGGCAGCGCCCGGCTCGTGCTCCTGGACGAGCCGACGGCCGGTCTGGACGCATCGCGGGAGGCAGCCGTCCTGGCGACGCTGCGCTCGCTCGGGGTGACCGTCGTCGTCGTGGCGCACCGGCCGGAGACGATCGCGGCCGCGGACCGCGAGCTGCGGCTCGCCTCGAGGATGGTGCTGGCATGA
- a CDS encoding ammonium transporter: MDTGDTAWILASSALVLLMTPGLAFFYGGMVRSKTVLNMMMMSFSALAIIPVLWVLYGYTMTFGPDGSSLLGGFGKVGLDGVTQASLSGTIPEYVFVGFQLMFAIITVALISGAIADRAKFSAWLVFVVVWVTIVYFPVAHWVFDFGDDGGWIATKLEAIDFAGGTAVHINAGAAGLALALVLGKRVGWRRDPMRPHNLPFVLLGAGLLWFGWFGFNAGSAVGANGLAGLAFVNTAVATGAAIIGWILVEYIRDKKGTSLGAASGAVAGLVAITPAAGAVSPVGSIVLGIVAGVLCALAVGLKYKLGYDDSLDVVGVHLVGGLVGTILIGVLATKANTGGIGSLFYGGDVSQLGKQVVAAVAVLAYSFVLTYVIGKLIDVTIGFRISEEDEVTGIDQIEHLETAYEYGSNSGGSNLLKEL; this comes from the coding sequence ATGGATACCGGCGACACCGCGTGGATCCTGGCCAGCTCGGCCCTCGTCCTGCTCATGACCCCGGGACTCGCGTTCTTCTACGGCGGCATGGTCCGCTCGAAGACCGTGCTGAACATGATGATGATGAGCTTCTCGGCTCTGGCCATCATTCCCGTCCTGTGGGTCCTGTACGGCTACACGATGACCTTCGGGCCTGACGGCAGCAGCCTGCTCGGCGGCTTCGGCAAGGTCGGGCTGGACGGCGTCACTCAGGCCAGCCTCTCGGGCACGATCCCCGAGTACGTCTTCGTGGGCTTCCAGCTCATGTTCGCCATCATCACCGTCGCGCTGATCAGCGGCGCGATCGCCGACCGGGCCAAGTTCAGTGCCTGGCTCGTGTTCGTGGTCGTGTGGGTCACGATCGTGTACTTCCCGGTCGCGCACTGGGTCTTCGACTTCGGCGACGACGGCGGCTGGATCGCCACCAAGCTGGAGGCGATCGACTTCGCCGGCGGCACGGCGGTCCACATCAACGCCGGTGCCGCGGGCCTCGCCCTGGCGCTGGTGCTCGGCAAGCGCGTCGGCTGGCGTCGTGACCCGATGCGTCCGCACAACCTGCCGTTCGTGCTGCTCGGCGCCGGCCTGCTGTGGTTCGGTTGGTTCGGCTTCAACGCCGGCTCGGCCGTCGGCGCCAACGGCCTGGCCGGTCTGGCGTTCGTCAACACCGCCGTCGCCACCGGCGCGGCCATCATCGGCTGGATCCTGGTGGAGTACATCCGCGACAAGAAGGGCACCAGCCTGGGCGCCGCATCGGGCGCGGTCGCTGGTCTCGTGGCCATCACCCCGGCCGCCGGCGCGGTGTCCCCGGTGGGCTCGATCGTCCTGGGCATCGTCGCGGGTGTGCTGTGTGCCCTCGCGGTCGGCCTGAAGTACAAGCTCGGCTACGACGACTCGCTGGACGTCGTCGGCGTCCACCTCGTGGGCGGCCTCGTCGGCACGATCCTGATCGGCGTCCTGGCGACCAAGGCCAACACCGGCGGCATCGGCAGCCTGTTCTACGGCGGCGACGTCTCGCAGCTGGGCAAGCAGGTCGTCGCGGCGGTCGCCGTGCTGGCCTACTCATTCGTCCTCACCTATGTCATCGGTAAGTTGATCGACGTCACGATCGGCTTCCGGATCAGCGAGGAGGACGAGGTGACCGGCATCGACCAGATCGAGCACCTCGAGACGGCGTACGAGTACGGAAGCAACAGCGGCGGATCCAACCTCTTGAAGGAGCTCTGA